From a region of the Hymenobacter jejuensis genome:
- a CDS encoding HEAT repeat domain-containing protein: MDQSLPIDPCAEVADQLVDYAEHNLPEKEAARIAAHVAQCAACQQEVAEIRALTAEFEAVVPGVPSTKLRTNFLAMLAEEEATLQSAAPAPKAEGKQRWLTFDAPVAWMRIAASIALVAAGVLLGLLLGPAKNGAQLAASEAPADKSEQLAQALKIVPTPAVSASDRIRLVSQSPGKVEPGSPAVQVLINTLNFDPNPNVRLAACEALFRLRADPRVGEAFVQSLPIQTDPNVQITLIEILVELNERRAVPQLERLAKRRDALPVVRKQAEAGIGILI, encoded by the coding sequence ATGGACCAGTCCCTTCCTATAGATCCCTGTGCTGAGGTTGCCGACCAGTTGGTCGACTATGCCGAGCACAACCTGCCCGAAAAGGAGGCAGCGCGCATTGCCGCTCACGTGGCCCAATGCGCGGCCTGCCAGCAGGAAGTGGCCGAAATTCGGGCCCTAACGGCCGAATTTGAGGCCGTGGTGCCCGGAGTGCCCAGCACGAAGTTGCGCACCAATTTCCTGGCGATGCTGGCCGAAGAAGAAGCCACGTTGCAATCGGCGGCTCCAGCCCCAAAAGCCGAAGGGAAGCAGCGCTGGCTGACTTTCGACGCACCGGTTGCGTGGATGCGCATTGCGGCCAGCATCGCGCTGGTGGCGGCCGGTGTGCTGCTGGGCTTGCTGCTCGGGCCGGCTAAGAACGGCGCGCAGTTAGCCGCTTCCGAGGCCCCGGCTGATAAGTCGGAGCAGCTGGCGCAGGCTCTGAAGATTGTGCCGACGCCCGCCGTGTCGGCCAGCGACCGGATCCGGTTGGTGAGCCAGTCGCCGGGCAAAGTCGAGCCGGGCTCGCCGGCGGTGCAGGTGCTCATCAACACGCTCAACTTCGACCCCAACCCCAATGTGCGCTTGGCTGCCTGCGAGGCGCTGTTTCGCCTGCGTGCCGACCCGCGGGTCGGCGAGGCCTTCGTCCAGTCGTTGCCTATCCAAACTGATCCGAACGTGCAAATCACGCTCATCGAAATACTGGTGGAGCTGAATGAGCGGCGGGCAGTGCCGCAACTCGAACGGCTGGCCAAGCGCCGCGATGCCCTGCCCGTAGTGCGCAAGCAAGCCGAAGCAGGTATTGGGATATTGATCTGA
- a CDS encoding DUF4097 family beta strand repeat-containing protein — MKKSLILAALAFLAASTSLQAQEYKTKLSGKDRKIVIDMQGGDVTVEGYNGDEVVISSKGDNAYEEPNKRADGLRPVYNTAIDNTKLGLAVTKTDNTLHIAKASRNDADYVIRVPRQSNLVFKQNGWNGGDLTVQNLDGSLEIAMTGDNAKLMNVSGPVVANSVSGDITVRYSTMQSQPSSISVVSGDLDVTMPANTKANLSLRSVSGEIYTDFDLAPNKGDLHRIGGQTITGNINGGGSAVSLKTVSGDIFVRKAK, encoded by the coding sequence ATGAAAAAGTCCCTCATTCTGGCTGCGCTCGCGTTTCTGGCAGCCAGCACTTCCTTGCAAGCGCAGGAATACAAGACCAAGCTCAGCGGCAAAGACCGCAAAATCGTGATTGACATGCAGGGCGGCGACGTGACTGTGGAAGGCTACAACGGCGACGAAGTAGTCATCAGCAGCAAGGGCGACAACGCCTACGAAGAGCCCAACAAGCGCGCCGACGGGCTGCGGCCGGTGTATAACACGGCCATTGACAACACCAAGCTGGGCCTCGCGGTGACCAAAACCGATAACACCCTGCACATTGCCAAAGCCTCGCGCAACGATGCGGATTACGTTATTCGGGTGCCACGCCAGTCGAATTTGGTGTTTAAGCAAAACGGTTGGAACGGCGGCGACCTGACGGTGCAGAACCTCGATGGTAGCCTAGAAATAGCCATGACCGGCGACAATGCCAAGCTGATGAATGTGAGCGGCCCCGTGGTGGCCAACAGCGTGAGCGGCGACATTACCGTGCGCTACTCCACGATGCAATCGCAGCCTAGCTCGATCTCGGTAGTCAGCGGGGATCTTGACGTGACGATGCCGGCCAACACCAAAGCCAACCTGAGCCTGCGCTCGGTATCGGGCGAGATCTACACCGACTTCGACCTGGCGCCCAACAAAGGCGATCTGCACCGGATAGGCGGCCAAACCATCACGGGCAACATCAACGGGGGCGGAAGCGCTGTATCGCTCAAGACGGTTAGCGGCGACATATTCGTGCGCAAGGCGAAGTAA
- a CDS encoding DUF4097 family beta strand repeat-containing protein, translating to MSRFLSLIFLGLLLSVAQLATAQKVIEKQAPVKAGQRVFLNLKQATNIRVRSGSGSEVTVKASVTINQGKLNDALLLAVDRTGEEVTVASSFDEALLQTGQPSDCPGNGGTNWSQNKNGKSYSVCSDIQFEVTVPAGVALRINTISGNIEINGVTAPIEAKSISGFVDVSWPASQHAEVALKTITGEVYTDQEIAFVNRKENPGPVGYQVRGTLGGSGPLVKLESISNDIYFRKRK from the coding sequence ATGTCGCGTTTCCTCTCTCTTATTTTCCTGGGGCTGCTGTTGAGCGTTGCCCAATTGGCTACGGCCCAAAAAGTGATTGAAAAGCAGGCGCCCGTGAAGGCCGGCCAGCGGGTATTCCTCAATCTGAAGCAGGCGACTAACATCCGGGTGCGGTCTGGCTCGGGCTCGGAGGTGACGGTGAAAGCCAGCGTGACCATCAACCAAGGCAAGCTCAACGATGCCCTGCTGCTGGCCGTGGACCGCACCGGCGAAGAAGTAACGGTCGCTTCGAGCTTCGACGAAGCGCTGTTGCAGACGGGCCAGCCCAGCGACTGCCCCGGCAACGGCGGCACCAACTGGAGCCAGAACAAAAACGGCAAAAGCTACTCGGTGTGCAGCGACATCCAGTTTGAGGTGACTGTGCCGGCCGGTGTTGCGTTGCGCATCAACACCATCAGCGGCAACATCGAAATAAACGGCGTTACGGCGCCCATCGAGGCCAAATCCATCAGTGGCTTCGTCGATGTAAGCTGGCCAGCGAGTCAACACGCGGAAGTCGCCCTCAAAACCATCACCGGCGAAGTATACACCGACCAGGAAATTGCCTTTGTCAACCGCAAGGAAAACCCCGGTCCGGTGGGCTACCAAGTGCGCGGTACGCTAGGCGGCAGCGGCCCGCTGGTAAAGCTCGAATCCATCAGCAACGACATTTACTTCCGGAAGCGGAAGTAG
- a CDS encoding BlaI/MecI/CopY family transcriptional regulator: MSKSPPPKPTESELEILQVLWQHGPNTVRFVNDQLSQKRDVGYTTTLKLLQLMLEKNLVHREDDSRTHVYRAAVKEEETQGVLLDRFVEATFGGSAMKLVMQALGNRSTSKEELDQIRSLLNEIEKQKDEE; encoded by the coding sequence ATGAGCAAGTCACCTCCCCCCAAGCCAACCGAATCTGAGCTGGAGATTTTGCAGGTATTGTGGCAGCACGGCCCCAACACCGTCCGTTTTGTAAACGACCAGTTGAGCCAAAAGCGCGATGTGGGCTACACCACCACCTTGAAGCTGCTGCAACTCATGCTCGAAAAGAACCTCGTGCACCGCGAAGACGACTCCCGGACCCACGTGTACCGCGCCGCGGTGAAGGAAGAAGAGACGCAAGGGGTTCTGCTAGACCGCTTTGTAGAAGCCACGTTTGGCGGCTCGGCTATGAAGCTCGTGATGCAGGCGCTCGGCAACCGCAGTACTTCTAAGGAAGAGCTGGACCAAATCCGCTCGCTGCTGAACGAAATCGAAAAGCAAAAAGACGAAGAGTAA
- a CDS encoding M56 family metallopeptidase, protein MNWLEHFLSPALVRALGWTLVHSIWQGAVVALALAGLLLLLRRHSAQVRYATAAAALVTLLSLAVVTFGRHYYVALRQDAVAASVAAAAKAEPVASTSQAFTQATAAAPITAASAAETPTTGIRAWLNYFDQNIPVMVAAWLLGLLAMMLRLLGGLAYVQRLRHYRVQPLAPEWTARIAVLAEQAGVRQPIALLESALVKVPLVVGHLRPVILLPFGTVTGLSQSYMEAILAHELAHIARRDYLMNLLQSIAEILFFYHPAVWFVTACMRTERENCCDDAATALVGGDPLRLARALAALAELGLERTPAARLALSAVGPDGSLLGRIRRLVQGRSAPTFSEGFMAACVVLCGLVLLTTAVAMADPRPLLTKTGTLGKLSNLPLGQKLAEECTDLPLVATSLAPLAQTEPLAPVAAASQQDGDNDGDKDKNKKRKRTERVVVVNGSRRSGGTVVIEKDKKGRITDMFVDGERVEGVASGSKSKTTLSKIKDDKGGKRVEVVKVVPNGSFWSKDGDNFTYFYDPNFKRNFTFRIPAGDQAEIERSVRRAQANADAATRRSLQNLRLNQSFTYSFPGDQTPEDANELARRALRQADEALRRAEQAEKSEETRARLREERERIREKQEELRERLREEEESRRDSDEARREVDDERRRTIDESRLAIEERRRELEEKRRDMEEMRRDREAERAERERHRADEEQKLKQELVKDKLITDTRNYELTLTASEMTVNGKKQPESIHQKYLKLYEARTGHKMTGSSMWRARENNDSRSSETPPTPPKAPQAPKAPRPPRTPRSSGSQVTPPTPPALEAPAAPAAPPAPTPPTGDVIINRPATYTVEVVNSEVLNKLNEHVALVQLTSSSQSQTLENLRQYRRLVKSNAIKTSCPDQNPSNE, encoded by the coding sequence ATGAACTGGCTCGAACATTTTTTGTCGCCGGCATTGGTGCGCGCCTTGGGCTGGACACTGGTGCACTCTATTTGGCAGGGTGCCGTGGTGGCGCTGGCCCTGGCGGGGTTGCTGCTGCTGTTGCGTCGGCACAGCGCACAGGTGCGTTATGCCACGGCCGCTGCGGCCCTGGTTACGTTGCTGAGCCTGGCCGTCGTGACCTTCGGGCGGCATTATTATGTCGCGCTGCGCCAAGATGCCGTGGCCGCCTCGGTGGCCGCCGCTGCCAAGGCCGAGCCAGTCGCTAGCACTTCGCAAGCCTTCACCCAAGCAACGGCCGCGGCACCCATAACGGCTGCTTCGGCTGCCGAAACCCCGACTACGGGCATTCGGGCGTGGCTAAACTATTTCGACCAGAATATCCCCGTGATGGTAGCGGCTTGGCTGCTGGGCTTGCTGGCCATGATGCTGCGCTTACTGGGCGGCCTGGCTTACGTGCAGCGGCTGCGGCATTACCGCGTACAGCCGCTCGCCCCGGAGTGGACGGCCCGCATTGCGGTACTGGCCGAGCAGGCCGGCGTACGGCAGCCCATTGCGCTGCTGGAGTCGGCGCTGGTGAAGGTACCACTGGTGGTAGGGCATTTGCGGCCGGTTATTTTGCTGCCTTTCGGTACCGTAACGGGCCTGAGCCAGAGCTACATGGAAGCCATTCTGGCCCACGAGCTGGCGCACATTGCCCGCCGCGACTACCTGATGAACCTGTTGCAGTCGATTGCCGAGATTCTGTTTTTCTACCACCCAGCCGTGTGGTTCGTAACGGCTTGCATGCGTACCGAGCGTGAAAACTGCTGCGACGATGCCGCCACGGCCCTGGTCGGTGGCGATCCGTTGCGGTTGGCGCGGGCCTTGGCCGCCCTAGCCGAATTAGGGCTTGAGCGTACGCCCGCTGCGCGGCTCGCGCTCTCGGCAGTAGGCCCCGATGGGTCGTTGCTGGGTCGGATTCGGCGGCTGGTGCAGGGCCGTAGCGCCCCGACTTTCTCCGAAGGCTTTATGGCGGCTTGCGTCGTGCTTTGCGGGCTGGTACTGCTGACCACGGCCGTGGCCATGGCTGACCCTCGACCGCTATTGACTAAAACCGGTACTCTGGGCAAGCTCAGCAACCTTCCGTTAGGCCAAAAGCTCGCAGAGGAATGCACTGACCTGCCGCTTGTTGCTACGTCGCTCGCACCATTGGCCCAGACGGAGCCGCTGGCGCCGGTTGCTGCCGCGTCTCAACAGGATGGTGATAATGACGGCGATAAAGACAAAAACAAAAAGCGCAAACGCACCGAGCGCGTGGTAGTTGTGAATGGCTCGCGCCGGTCGGGTGGCACGGTGGTCATCGAGAAAGATAAGAAAGGCCGCATCACGGATATGTTCGTCGACGGTGAGCGCGTGGAAGGCGTAGCGTCTGGCTCAAAAAGCAAGACCACCCTTAGCAAAATCAAAGACGACAAAGGCGGCAAGCGGGTAGAAGTGGTGAAGGTGGTGCCCAACGGCAGCTTCTGGTCGAAGGACGGCGACAACTTCACGTATTTCTACGACCCCAACTTCAAGCGCAACTTCACCTTCCGCATTCCGGCCGGCGACCAAGCCGAAATCGAGCGGTCGGTGCGCCGGGCTCAGGCCAATGCCGACGCCGCCACGCGTCGGAGCCTGCAGAACCTGCGCCTGAACCAATCCTTCACCTACAGCTTCCCCGGCGACCAAACGCCGGAGGATGCCAACGAACTGGCCCGCCGCGCCTTGCGCCAAGCCGACGAGGCCCTGCGCCGAGCCGAGCAAGCCGAGAAATCGGAAGAAACCCGCGCTCGACTGCGCGAGGAGCGTGAGCGCATCCGCGAAAAACAGGAAGAGCTGCGCGAGCGGTTGCGGGAAGAGGAAGAATCTCGCCGCGACAGCGACGAAGCCCGCCGCGAAGTGGACGATGAGCGTCGCCGCACCATAGATGAAAGCCGCCTCGCTATCGAAGAAAGACGGCGCGAGCTGGAAGAAAAACGGCGCGATATGGAGGAAATGCGTCGTGACCGCGAAGCGGAGCGGGCTGAGCGCGAGCGCCATCGGGCCGACGAAGAGCAGAAGCTCAAGCAGGAGTTGGTCAAAGACAAATTGATCACCGACACCCGCAATTACGAGTTGACGCTCACGGCCAGCGAAATGACGGTGAACGGCAAAAAACAGCCCGAAAGCATCCATCAGAAATACCTGAAGCTCTACGAAGCACGCACCGGCCACAAGATGACCGGCTCGTCGATGTGGCGGGCGCGCGAAAACAACGACAGCCGCTCGTCGGAAACTCCGCCCACCCCGCCGAAAGCTCCGCAAGCGCCCAAGGCTCCTCGGCCACCTCGTACTCCTCGGTCCTCGGGCTCTCAGGTAACGCCGCCCACGCCGCCTGCTCTCGAAGCTCCCGCTGCGCCTGCAGCGCCTCCGGCTCCAACGCCTCCTACGGGTGATGTAATTATCAATCGGCCAGCTACTTATACGGTAGAGGTGGTAAACTCGGAAGTGCTGAACAAGCTGAACGAGCACGTAGCGCTGGTGCAGCTGACGTCCAGCAGCCAAAGCCAGACGCTGGAAAATCTCAGGCAGTATCGTCGGCTGGTGAAATCGAACGCAATTAAAACCAGTTGCCCAGACCAAAACCCAAGCAACGAATAA
- a CDS encoding DUF5916 domain-containing protein gives MRACLLFLCGLLWSATVATAQTSPASATTTASAMAPKRQLTALRITQPIKIDGALDEAAWQEAPVATKFIQEKPNPGLPEKLPTEVRVLYDDAALYIGAVLHDVSPDSIMQELSQRDNLENTDFFGVFIDTYHDRLNGYGFLITPGGVQLDSRYSPAGGEDFGWNAVWESRTSLRGTDWIAEIRIPYSAIRFSKAPEQLWGLNFMRQRKRDNQRFFWNEVRPAVDGFVNQWGDLTGVRDIKPPLRLSLTPYVSAYVNHYPYHQQGVRNTDMSFNGGADIKYGINESFTLDATLVPDFGQTQSDNVVLNLSPFEVQYNENRTFFTEGTELFNKGGLFYSRRVGAQPMGFYDAEGQLRKGERVVSNPGVSRLINATKVSGRTSKGLGIGVFNAVSKEMFATVRDSLSGDERQVMTQPLSNYNIVVLDQSLKNNSYVSLINTNVTRAGQVYDANVTGGLFRIANKKNSYAVDGQVVYSRRRGQAFASEAPIDNKNGYKYLVGVAKIAGNFTWRLSQSITSNTYDPNDLGLLFSNNAITQVADFSYNKYKPFWKVNNMYTYWGVSQSLLYKPTRYQDLSVYGGGNTTFTKSFITVGFNVDASPATHDFYEPRVEPLGRYFVRKPANVGANAFISSDYRKKIAYDVSAAIRGYAHDGSRHGRDGYGLSFSPRYRVSNQLTFRYNFDWQMQRNQIGFAGGLNGDEPLDRVFYDRGDIMLGRRRVVTVTNTLSGSYTFNNRMSLTIRTRHYVSTVHYRDFTRLLDDGKEESIDYRRNRDTSFNAFNVDAVYAWWFAPGSQVSIVWKNAGSSSLIADEATPQYFRNLNNTVNTPHNNSLSIKVLYYIDYLMLKPKRG, from the coding sequence ATGCGTGCGTGCCTGCTTTTCCTCTGCGGACTTCTCTGGTCTGCCACCGTGGCTACGGCCCAAACTTCTCCGGCGTCGGCTACTACCACGGCGTCGGCCATGGCGCCCAAGCGGCAGCTAACGGCCCTGCGCATTACGCAGCCCATCAAAATCGACGGTGCGCTCGACGAAGCCGCGTGGCAGGAAGCGCCCGTGGCTACCAAATTCATTCAGGAAAAACCAAATCCTGGCCTGCCCGAAAAGCTGCCTACCGAGGTGCGCGTGCTCTACGACGATGCCGCCTTATACATCGGGGCTGTGCTGCACGATGTGTCGCCCGATTCTATCATGCAGGAGCTAAGCCAGCGCGATAATCTGGAGAATACCGACTTCTTTGGGGTGTTCATCGATACCTACCACGATCGGCTGAATGGGTATGGCTTTCTTATTACGCCCGGCGGTGTGCAGCTCGACTCGCGCTACTCGCCCGCCGGGGGCGAAGATTTTGGCTGGAATGCCGTGTGGGAAAGCCGCACGAGTCTGCGCGGCACCGACTGGATCGCCGAAATTCGCATTCCGTACTCGGCCATTCGCTTCAGCAAAGCCCCCGAGCAGCTGTGGGGCCTCAATTTTATGCGCCAGCGCAAGCGCGACAACCAGCGCTTCTTCTGGAACGAGGTGCGGCCCGCCGTCGATGGCTTCGTGAACCAATGGGGCGACCTGACGGGCGTGCGCGACATCAAGCCGCCGTTGCGCCTCTCGCTCACGCCCTACGTGTCAGCCTACGTCAACCATTATCCCTACCACCAGCAAGGCGTGCGCAACACGGACATGTCGTTCAACGGGGGCGCCGACATCAAGTACGGCATCAACGAAAGCTTCACCTTGGATGCCACGCTGGTGCCCGATTTTGGCCAAACTCAAAGCGACAACGTGGTCCTGAACCTTTCGCCCTTCGAGGTGCAGTACAACGAAAACCGCACGTTTTTCACCGAAGGCACCGAGCTGTTCAACAAAGGTGGCTTGTTTTATTCGCGCAGGGTAGGGGCCCAGCCGATGGGCTTTTACGACGCGGAAGGGCAGTTGCGGAAGGGCGAGCGCGTGGTCAGCAACCCCGGTGTTTCACGGCTCATTAACGCCACCAAGGTTTCGGGCCGCACGAGCAAAGGCTTGGGCATTGGGGTCTTCAATGCCGTGTCGAAGGAGATGTTTGCCACGGTGCGCGACAGCCTCAGCGGCGACGAACGCCAGGTGATGACCCAGCCGCTGAGCAACTACAACATCGTGGTGCTGGACCAGTCGCTGAAAAACAACTCCTATGTGAGTTTGATTAACACCAATGTCACGCGTGCGGGGCAGGTGTACGATGCCAACGTGACGGGCGGCTTGTTTCGCATTGCCAACAAAAAGAACTCTTACGCCGTCGATGGGCAGGTAGTGTATTCGCGGCGGCGCGGGCAGGCATTTGCCAGCGAAGCCCCCATCGACAACAAAAATGGCTACAAATACTTGGTGGGCGTGGCCAAAATTGCCGGCAACTTCACCTGGCGCCTGAGCCAAAGCATCACTTCTAATACCTACGACCCCAACGATTTGGGCCTCCTGTTCAGCAACAACGCCATCACGCAGGTCGCCGACTTTTCGTACAACAAATACAAGCCGTTCTGGAAGGTCAACAACATGTACACCTACTGGGGCGTAAGTCAGTCGTTGCTCTACAAACCAACTCGCTACCAAGATCTTAGCGTTTATGGCGGCGGCAATACCACGTTCACCAAGTCCTTTATTACGGTGGGTTTCAACGTGGATGCTTCGCCGGCTACGCACGACTTCTACGAACCGCGCGTCGAGCCGCTGGGGCGCTACTTTGTGCGCAAACCGGCCAACGTGGGCGCCAACGCCTTCATCTCCTCAGATTACCGCAAAAAGATAGCCTACGATGTTTCCGCCGCGATTCGTGGGTACGCCCACGACGGCAGCCGCCACGGCCGCGATGGCTACGGCCTGAGTTTTTCGCCGCGCTACCGTGTGAGCAATCAGCTCACGTTTCGCTACAACTTCGACTGGCAGATGCAGCGCAACCAGATCGGATTTGCCGGGGGCCTCAACGGCGACGAGCCCCTGGATAGGGTTTTTTATGACCGGGGCGATATCATGCTGGGGCGCCGACGGGTAGTGACGGTAACCAACACACTATCTGGCTCTTATACCTTCAACAACCGCATGTCACTTACCATCCGGACGCGCCACTACGTGAGCACGGTGCACTACCGCGACTTCACCCGCCTGCTCGACGACGGCAAAGAAGAAAGCATAGACTACCGCCGCAACCGCGACACCAGCTTCAACGCCTTCAACGTGGACGCCGTGTATGCGTGGTGGTTTGCGCCGGGCTCGCAGGTCAGCATCGTCTGGAAAAACGCCGGCTCGTCGTCCCTGATCGCTGATGAGGCCACACCGCAGTATTTCCGTAATCTCAATAATACGGTCAATACGCCACACAATAACTCTTTGTCAATCAAGGTGTTGTATTATATCGATTATTTGATGCTGAAGCCCAAGCGCGGCTAG
- a CDS encoding VOC family protein: MAQRIAHVTLVVRNYDEAIAFYTQKLGFEVVEDVAQGDGKRWVVIAPANSPSTSLLLAQAASDEQLQAVGNQAGGRVFLFLHTSTFWDDYHRMKAQGVTFLEEPRQEPYGDVVVFQDCYGNKWDLLGPKPA; this comes from the coding sequence ATGGCTCAACGCATCGCCCACGTAACGCTAGTAGTGCGCAACTACGACGAAGCAATTGCCTTCTACACGCAAAAGCTAGGGTTTGAGGTGGTGGAAGATGTCGCGCAAGGCGACGGCAAACGCTGGGTCGTGATTGCGCCCGCCAATTCGCCTTCTACCAGCCTGCTGCTAGCCCAAGCCGCCTCCGACGAACAGCTTCAAGCAGTGGGCAACCAAGCCGGCGGCCGCGTATTTCTGTTTCTGCACACCAGCACGTTCTGGGACGACTACCACCGCATGAAGGCGCAGGGGGTGACGTTTCTGGAAGAGCCGCGGCAAGAACCCTACGGGGATGTGGTAGTATTTCAGGACTGCTACGGCAACAAATGGGATTTGCTCGGCCCAAAACCCGCCTAA
- the meaB gene encoding methylmalonyl Co-A mutase-associated GTPase MeaB — protein sequence MPKRFSVDQYADGILAGNRILLSRAITLVESTLPSDQALAQQVLDQVLPHTGRSVRVGITGVPGVGKSTFIEALGLHLVGQLGKRLAVLAIDPSSQRSGGSILGDKTRMNQLAAHERAFIRPSPAGRSLGGVARSTREAMLLCEAAGHDVIFVETVGVGQSETAVHGMVDFFLLLMLAGAGDELQGIKKGIMEMADAVVITKADGSNEMPARRAKGEYRSALHLFPLGPSGWSPKVTTSSALTGAGVPEVWQVVEKYVQHTQQNGYFQKHRQEQNLHWLYETVRQALEERFYAQPAVQQQLPSLRQQVMDGRKSAFGAAEELLGLS from the coding sequence ATGCCCAAACGCTTCTCCGTTGATCAGTACGCCGATGGCATTTTGGCCGGCAATCGCATCTTGCTGAGCCGCGCCATTACGCTCGTCGAAAGCACGCTCCCTTCCGATCAGGCACTGGCGCAGCAAGTGCTCGACCAGGTGTTGCCGCACACCGGCCGCTCGGTGCGCGTGGGCATCACGGGCGTGCCGGGAGTGGGCAAAAGCACCTTTATCGAAGCGTTGGGCTTGCACCTTGTGGGACAACTGGGCAAGCGTTTGGCGGTGCTTGCCATCGACCCAAGCAGCCAACGCAGCGGCGGCAGCATTCTGGGCGATAAAACGCGCATGAACCAGCTAGCCGCCCACGAGCGGGCTTTTATTCGGCCCTCGCCGGCCGGCCGCAGCTTGGGCGGCGTCGCGCGCAGCACCCGCGAGGCAATGTTGCTCTGCGAAGCCGCAGGCCACGACGTAATTTTCGTCGAGACGGTGGGTGTGGGCCAGAGCGAAACAGCCGTGCACGGCATGGTCGATTTTTTCCTGCTGCTCATGCTGGCCGGTGCCGGCGACGAGCTACAAGGCATCAAAAAAGGCATTATGGAAATGGCTGATGCAGTGGTCATTACCAAAGCCGATGGCAGCAACGAAATGCCTGCCCGCCGCGCCAAAGGCGAATACCGCAGTGCCCTGCACCTGTTTCCGCTAGGGCCTTCCGGCTGGAGCCCCAAGGTGACGACCAGCTCGGCGCTTACCGGCGCGGGTGTGCCCGAAGTGTGGCAAGTGGTGGAGAAGTACGTGCAACACACCCAACAAAACGGATATTTCCAGAAGCACCGGCAAGAGCAAAACCTGCATTGGCTCTACGAAACGGTCCGGCAGGCGCTGGAAGAACGCTTCTATGCGCAACCCGCTGTCCAGCAACAGCTTCCTAGCCTACGTCAGCAAGTCATGGACGGTCGTAAATCAGCATTCGGGGCGGCCGAAGAGTTGCTAGGGCTCAGTTAA